One window of Bactrocera tryoni isolate S06 chromosome 2, CSIRO_BtryS06_freeze2, whole genome shotgun sequence genomic DNA carries:
- the LOC120767541 gene encoding H/ACA ribonucleoprotein complex non-core subunit NAF1 isoform X1: MDKETIDSNKCIGNEDTKNVHIVSPVLHVSTDSIQSTGLNQNVDSEVNDIEEIPDTSQRPVLDSNSHSNENMELGTHTSDTTVDLESVSDNENEVDEGHVTENVPVILSKAIERRESTNDERISNNVASSNNVIIESVIELTPATTDICDATLHIEANKNIHPDIVEIMGITDKEDNDVQLIEEQPTIPSCEDNDLQLIEEQPTIPSCAGVSKTAAPTGLGLLSQYESDADEDDSNESDTASVIEVPTAVNKNYRSTVVEIDSDSTETVSSDSESETEAEYLTKIAKVIEKRIQSNDDDNEDEDDDDEEGDSKKRGRRQPPRVRGEMLLDELPPIQDLQISVPAEECIELGRVHSIVDQLLLVSALPNSILLDLDTVLFLEKGKRVLGEVFDVLGQVADPLYCVRFNNNQHIQEKGINVGDVVYVAPKTEYTQYVILSSLMKMRGSDASWENDIEPPPRYLDYSDDEEEREARHKLRKHRRQSVKEEEEDKEDVDDKDNDPMKRSRMNGVAGENTTDSQRRHPRAAEGNHRENRRQNRFGQHGAYSPRTYQPQHNTNSWHSHYNQQYQQRPPVHSYRTPYAGPYQQQRPLYRNPAPQPNQFHQYGHPQMQMQAPPSHALPPPQMTPPPPIHAMSPPLQMHPMSHPPTAYVPNPFAFRSSTLSQQFSQPQSTTSIQSPAEPAPPGAE; encoded by the exons ATGGATAAAGAAACTATCGACTCAAACAAGTGTATTGGTAACGAGGAtacaaaaaatgtacacattGTTAGCCCTGTGCTACATGTGTCTACAGACTCAATTCAAAGCACtg GCCTAAATCAAAACGTGGATAGTGAAGTGAATGACATTGAAGAAATACCTGATACATCACAGCGACCGGTTTTAGATTCTAACTCACATTCGAATGAAAATATGGAGCTAGGAACTCATACTTCGGACACAACTGTTGATTTGGAGTCTGTAAGTGATAATGAAAACGAAGTAGATGAAGGCCATGTAACAGAAAATGTTCCAGTTATATTGAGCAAAGCAATTGAAAGACGGGAATCTACAAATGATGAACGAATTTCAAATAACGTTGCAAGCAGTAATAATGTAATTATTGAGTCAGTTATAGAACTTACGCCCGCCACAACCGATATATGTGATGCAACTCTGCACATTGAGGCTAACAAAAATATACACCCTGACATAGTTGAAATTATGGGCATTACAGATAAAGAAGATAATGACGTTCAGTTGATTGAAGAGCAACCAACTATCCCTTCTTGTGAAGATAATGACCTTCAGTTGATTGAAGAGCAACCAACTATCCCTTCTTGTGCTGGAGTTTCAAAAACTG CAGCTCCCACTGGCCTGGGTTTGCTGTCGCAATACGAATCCGATGCTGACGAAGATGATTCGAACGAATCCGATACGGCGTCAGTAATTGAAGTACCGACTGCTGTGAATAAGAACTATCGCTCAACAGTCGTGGAAATTGACTCTGACTCCACTGAAACCGTTTCGTCAGATTCTGAATCGGAAACGGAAGCcgaatatttaacaaaaattgccAAAGTAATTGAGAAACGGATTCAAAGTAATGATGATGATAACGAGGACGAAGATGATGACGATGAAGAAGGTGACTCCAAAAAGCGAGGACGGCGACAACCTCCTCGCGTTCGAGGAGAAATGTTACTTGATGAATTGCCGCCTATACAAGATCTTCAAATTTCAGTGCCAGCAGAGGAATGTATAGAGCTTGGGCGTGTACATTCAATTGTAGATCAATTACTATTGGTGAGCGCCTTACCAAATTCGATTTTGTTAGATTTGGACACAgtactttttttggaaaaaggaaAACGTGTACTTGGTGAAGTATTTGATGTTTTGGGTCAAGTGGCAGATCCACTGTATTGTGTTCGTTTCAATAACAACCAACATATTCAGGAGAAAGGCATAAATGTAGGTGATGTAGTTTACGTGGCACCGAAAACCGAATATACTCAATATGTTATCCTTTCGAGCCTTATGAAAATGCGTGGATCTGACGCATCCTGGGAAAATGATATAGAACCACCACCACGATATTTGGATTACTCGGATGATGAAGAAGAACGTGAAGCTCGCCACAAGCTGCGAAAACATCGTCGACAGAGCGTTAAAGAGGAGGAAGAAGATAAAGAGGATGTAGATGATAAGGATAATGACCCCATGAAACGAAGCCGAATGAATGGTGTTGCTGGCGAAAACACCACAGATTCACAACGGAGGCATCCTCGCGCTGCTGAAGGTAATCATAGAGAAAATAGAAGACAAAATCGATTTGGGCAGCATGGTGCATACTCACCGCGAACGTATCAACCGCAGCATAACACCAATAGTTGGCACTCACATTACAATCAACAATATCAGCAAAGACCACCTGTACATAGTTATCGTACACCATACGCCGGTCCATATCAGCAACAACGTCCATTATATCGAAACCCAGCGCCACAACCAAATCAGTTCCATCAGTATGGACATCCTCAAATGCAAATGCAAGCACCTCCGTCTCATGCATTACCACCACCGCAAATGACACCGCCGCCTCCAATACACGCAATGTCACCTCCACTTCAGATGCACCCAATGTCCCATCCTCCCACCGCATACGTTCCAAATCCCTTTGCTTTTCGCTCATCAACGCTGTCCCAACAATTCTCACAACCTCAATCTACAACTTCAATTCAATCACCAGCAGAACCAGCTCCACCTGGTGCCGAATAA
- the LOC120767543 gene encoding protein phosphatase 1F — MSEKESANGAISSQSVECTRLREFKNYLRELVRDRVNNATTAGESNRACISRNSNETYPVCSQEVTAEIIMTVWNHLQLKRCPRYFQISILRAVVAEVEQGFSNAKECEFTVKGINDSTKSTDNEMVYDLVKLQKYIVNNLEKLLTRLTDNSEVGNIPNFADPEDLCLDGIKCNCNTKLPPVAYTTGHIKNKPRKMEDRHICLERFSELYKLKSAYSFYGVFDGHSGPLAASYAASQVPYLLAESLRSISNDLDDATAYREAFEHSFLQTDEMFSRKGISSGTTAVCALLAQQTPPSYGHLYVAWVGDSKALLVSPTVSLQLVKSHKPDAPDERKRIEMSEGGGAVLYVQGQWRVNGILNVSRSIGDYSVIPAIAEPDFVDVSLTAAHDFIVLGTDGLFDHVPENKIVDTIYKLLADTEQKIENIPKILIELAKDGDSQDNITVVIIFLKNRLDIVQNYKKY; from the coding sequence ATGTCTGAAAAAGAATCTGCAAATGGAGCAATCTCGTCGCAATCTGTTGAATGCACCCGATTacgtgaatttaaaaactatctTCGTGAGTTAGTGCGGGACAGAGTAAATAATGCAACCACTGCTGGAGAAAGTAATCGTGCTTGCATTTCGCGCAACAGCAACGAAACATACCCAGTGTGTTCTCAGGAAGTGACCGCTGAAATAATTATGACTGTATGGAATCATCTACAGTTGAAGCGATGCCCACGATATTTTCAAATATCCATTTTGCGAGCCGTCGTTGCAGAAGTCGAACAGGGATTTTCTAATGCTAAGGAATGTGAGTTCACTGTGAAAGGAATAAACGATTCCACTAAATCAACAGATAATGAAATGGTTTATGATTTGGTCAAATTACAAAAGTATATAGTaaacaatttggaaaaattgctgaCACGTTTGACCGATAATTCTGAAGTAGGCAACATACCGAATTTTGCAGATCCAGAAGATTTATGTCTGGATGGAATAAAATGCAACTGCAATACGAAGCTGCCACCAGTAGCTTACACTACTggtcatattaaaaataaaccacGCAAAATGGAAGATCGTCATATTTGTTTGGAACGCTTTAGTGAATTATATAAACTAAAATCTGCATACAGTTTTTATGGTGTATTCGACGGTCATTCAGGCCCATTGGCAGCAAGTTACGCTGCAAGTCAAGTACCATATCTTCTAGCTGAAAGTTTACGATCCATCAGCAATGACCTTGATGATGCTACAGCGTATAGGGAAGCTTTTGAGCATTCTTTTCTACAGACAGATGAAATGTTCTCTCGGAAAGGAATTTCCAGTGGAACAACGGCCGTTTGTGCACTTCTAGCGCAACAGACTCCACCGTCTTACGGTCATTTATACGTTGCATGGGTAGGGGATTCAAAGGCACTGCTTGTTAGCCCAACGGTAAGTTTACAATTAGTTAAATCACATAAACCGGATGCACCAGATGAACGCAAACGAATTGAAATGTCAGAAGGTGGTGGTGCTGTGCTGTATGTCCAAGGGCAATGGCGTGTAAATGGCATTTTAAATGTATCTCGCTCCATTGGCGATTATTCAGTGATTCCAGCGATTGCAGAACCCGATTTTGTGGACGTTTCCCTAACGGCGGCGCACGATTTTATCGTTTTGGGTACGGACGGTTTATTCGACCATGTGCCCGAAAATAAAATAGTGGAcactatttataaattattggcCGATACtgagcaaaaaattgaaaacattccAAAAATTCTTATAGAATTAGCAAAAGATGGAGACTCCCAAGATAATATTACTGTTGTTAttatctttttaaaaaatcgactcgatattgttcaaaattataaaaaatattaa
- the LOC120767541 gene encoding H/ACA ribonucleoprotein complex non-core subunit NAF1 isoform X2, translated as MDKETIDSNKCIGNEDTKNVHIVSPVLHVSTDSIQSTGLNQNVDSEVNDIEEIPDTSQRPVLDSNSHSNENMELGTHTSDTTVDLESVSDNENEVDEGHVTENVPVILSKAIERRESTNDERISNNVASSNNVIIESVIELTPATTDICDATLHIEANKNIHPDIVEIMGITDKEDNDVQLIEEQPTIPSCEDNDLQLIEEQPTIPSCAGVSKTAPTGLGLLSQYESDADEDDSNESDTASVIEVPTAVNKNYRSTVVEIDSDSTETVSSDSESETEAEYLTKIAKVIEKRIQSNDDDNEDEDDDDEEGDSKKRGRRQPPRVRGEMLLDELPPIQDLQISVPAEECIELGRVHSIVDQLLLVSALPNSILLDLDTVLFLEKGKRVLGEVFDVLGQVADPLYCVRFNNNQHIQEKGINVGDVVYVAPKTEYTQYVILSSLMKMRGSDASWENDIEPPPRYLDYSDDEEEREARHKLRKHRRQSVKEEEEDKEDVDDKDNDPMKRSRMNGVAGENTTDSQRRHPRAAEGNHRENRRQNRFGQHGAYSPRTYQPQHNTNSWHSHYNQQYQQRPPVHSYRTPYAGPYQQQRPLYRNPAPQPNQFHQYGHPQMQMQAPPSHALPPPQMTPPPPIHAMSPPLQMHPMSHPPTAYVPNPFAFRSSTLSQQFSQPQSTTSIQSPAEPAPPGAE; from the exons ATGGATAAAGAAACTATCGACTCAAACAAGTGTATTGGTAACGAGGAtacaaaaaatgtacacattGTTAGCCCTGTGCTACATGTGTCTACAGACTCAATTCAAAGCACtg GCCTAAATCAAAACGTGGATAGTGAAGTGAATGACATTGAAGAAATACCTGATACATCACAGCGACCGGTTTTAGATTCTAACTCACATTCGAATGAAAATATGGAGCTAGGAACTCATACTTCGGACACAACTGTTGATTTGGAGTCTGTAAGTGATAATGAAAACGAAGTAGATGAAGGCCATGTAACAGAAAATGTTCCAGTTATATTGAGCAAAGCAATTGAAAGACGGGAATCTACAAATGATGAACGAATTTCAAATAACGTTGCAAGCAGTAATAATGTAATTATTGAGTCAGTTATAGAACTTACGCCCGCCACAACCGATATATGTGATGCAACTCTGCACATTGAGGCTAACAAAAATATACACCCTGACATAGTTGAAATTATGGGCATTACAGATAAAGAAGATAATGACGTTCAGTTGATTGAAGAGCAACCAACTATCCCTTCTTGTGAAGATAATGACCTTCAGTTGATTGAAGAGCAACCAACTATCCCTTCTTGTGCTGGAGTTTCAAAAACTG CTCCCACTGGCCTGGGTTTGCTGTCGCAATACGAATCCGATGCTGACGAAGATGATTCGAACGAATCCGATACGGCGTCAGTAATTGAAGTACCGACTGCTGTGAATAAGAACTATCGCTCAACAGTCGTGGAAATTGACTCTGACTCCACTGAAACCGTTTCGTCAGATTCTGAATCGGAAACGGAAGCcgaatatttaacaaaaattgccAAAGTAATTGAGAAACGGATTCAAAGTAATGATGATGATAACGAGGACGAAGATGATGACGATGAAGAAGGTGACTCCAAAAAGCGAGGACGGCGACAACCTCCTCGCGTTCGAGGAGAAATGTTACTTGATGAATTGCCGCCTATACAAGATCTTCAAATTTCAGTGCCAGCAGAGGAATGTATAGAGCTTGGGCGTGTACATTCAATTGTAGATCAATTACTATTGGTGAGCGCCTTACCAAATTCGATTTTGTTAGATTTGGACACAgtactttttttggaaaaaggaaAACGTGTACTTGGTGAAGTATTTGATGTTTTGGGTCAAGTGGCAGATCCACTGTATTGTGTTCGTTTCAATAACAACCAACATATTCAGGAGAAAGGCATAAATGTAGGTGATGTAGTTTACGTGGCACCGAAAACCGAATATACTCAATATGTTATCCTTTCGAGCCTTATGAAAATGCGTGGATCTGACGCATCCTGGGAAAATGATATAGAACCACCACCACGATATTTGGATTACTCGGATGATGAAGAAGAACGTGAAGCTCGCCACAAGCTGCGAAAACATCGTCGACAGAGCGTTAAAGAGGAGGAAGAAGATAAAGAGGATGTAGATGATAAGGATAATGACCCCATGAAACGAAGCCGAATGAATGGTGTTGCTGGCGAAAACACCACAGATTCACAACGGAGGCATCCTCGCGCTGCTGAAGGTAATCATAGAGAAAATAGAAGACAAAATCGATTTGGGCAGCATGGTGCATACTCACCGCGAACGTATCAACCGCAGCATAACACCAATAGTTGGCACTCACATTACAATCAACAATATCAGCAAAGACCACCTGTACATAGTTATCGTACACCATACGCCGGTCCATATCAGCAACAACGTCCATTATATCGAAACCCAGCGCCACAACCAAATCAGTTCCATCAGTATGGACATCCTCAAATGCAAATGCAAGCACCTCCGTCTCATGCATTACCACCACCGCAAATGACACCGCCGCCTCCAATACACGCAATGTCACCTCCACTTCAGATGCACCCAATGTCCCATCCTCCCACCGCATACGTTCCAAATCCCTTTGCTTTTCGCTCATCAACGCTGTCCCAACAATTCTCACAACCTCAATCTACAACTTCAATTCAATCACCAGCAGAACCAGCTCCACCTGGTGCCGAATAA
- the LOC120767542 gene encoding UBX domain-containing protein 7, translating to MSTSNEELVERVVEVTGANADEAKHLLSACNNDVESAVALYFEQGGSATEAVPGPVIDDEDNVRAPIAPKREQLIGPEDDNFLAAPSLSASGRMQRMNQRVKVCPFRDFAREGALMEEQLQADASGLGSSNGASGRRWASTRAASMVTSAVRAQPTDSKPSTSSRLGDLFRPPTDISFAGTFQAARARATALSQWLLVNVQDENFNSQVLNRDVWSNKEVRQVIKRRFLLWQIDTDTSEGRRFVTFYHCANLPYVCVVDPRTGEEMWKCTEPKESNVLCGLREFISEHKEFMDDGADDSPSTSKRTITLSDDEQEVEGCVEKKKRLKLLDLTEEEQINLAIRNSMRENGNANGKGKSKHTANNEDREEGTNDADDSSEFESMEEFGDEDSKSAYEHTNTSYETQLGKDTNELTALRLRLLNAEGNDEVVQLRWPSDTLLKVLRLYIGEKHAHVTKNGGTYKLICAFPRKTLEAEHDSASMKELGLHPSANLHITLDE from the exons atgtCCACATCAAATGAGGAACTGGTGGAACGCGTCGTTGAAGTAACGGGTGCAAATGCAGATGAGGCTAAACACTTATTGAGTGCCTGCAACAACGACGTAGAGTCAGCTGTTGCCTTGTATTTTGAGCAAGGAGGAAGTGCTACTGAAGCCGTCCCAGGACCAGTTATTGACGATGAAGATAATGTTCGAGCACCTATAGCGCCAAAGCGTGAACAATTAATAGGACCTGAAGATGATAATTTTCTAGCTGCACCCTCTTTATCTGCTTCGGGGCGAATGCAACGCATGAATCAGCGTGTGAAAGTCTGTCCTTTTCGTGATTTCGCACGTGAAGGAGCATTAATGGAAGAACAATTGCAAGCAGACGCATCTGGTTTAGGATCATCAAATGGAGCATCAGGTCGACGTTGGGCTAGTACTCGCGCTGCGTCTATGGTGACATCAGCCGTTAGAGCGCAGCCTACAGATTCCAAACCATCCACTTCATCGCGTTTGGGTGATCTCTTCCGTCCACCAACTGATATATCATTCGCTGGTACTTTCCAGGCAGCTCGTGCTCGTGCGACGGCTCTCAGCCAATGGTTGCTTGTGAATGTTCaagatgaaaattttaattcacaagTATTAAATCGCGATGTTTGGTCCAACAAAGAAGTGCGACAGGTTATTAAAAGAAGATTTCTATTGTGGCAA ATTGATACTGATACTTCGGAGGGACGTCGTTTTGTTACATTTTATCATTGTGCGAATTTGCCGTATGTTTGTGTGGTTGATCCACGCACTGGTGAAGAGATGTGGAAGTGCACAGAGCCGAAGGAATCGAATGTTTTATGTGGGTTGCGTGAATTTATTAGTGAGCACAAGGAATTCATGGATGACGGTGCTGATGACAGTCCATCTACTTCCAAGCGCACTATTACCTTGTCAGATGATGAACAGGAAGTGGAGGGCTGTGTAGAGAAAAAGAAACGCTTAAAATTGCTCGATCTAACAGAAGAAGAGCAAATTAATTTGGCGATACGTAATTCCATGCGAGAAAATGGCAATGCAAATGGCAAAGGTAAAAGTAAGCATACTGCTAATAATGAAGACCGTGAGGAGGGCACTAATGATGCGGACGATAGTAGTGAATTCGAGTCGATGGAAGAATTCGGGGACGAGGATAGCAAAAGTGCATATGAACATACGAATACATCATATGAAACTCAGCTTGGTAAAGATACCAACGAACTAACCGCTCTTAGACTACGTTTACTCAATGCCGAAGGTAATGATGAGGTGGTACAGTTGCGTTGGCCATCGGATACGCTACTGAAAGTGCTTCGACTATATATTGGTGAAAAGCATGCACATGTTACAAAAAATGGCGGCACATACAAATTGATTTGTGCGTTCCCTCGAAAAACGCTTGAGGCAGAGCATGATAGTGCTTCAATGAAGGAATTGGGTTTGCATCCTTCAGCGAATTTACATATAACATTAGATGagtga